One Herbaspirillum rubrisubalbicans genomic window carries:
- the egtD gene encoding L-histidine N(alpha)-methyltransferase: MAQPALMSSHWETPASPRQQHAELAAALMAPQAFIAPKYFYDALGSKLFEAICALPEYYPTRTEAAIFAAHQEAIAAAVGHGCILIDLGAGNCAKAASLFEVLQPRQYVPVDISGDFLQQSVQGLQRCFAQLPMQPLVMDFSTTLDLPDTVQAEQRLFFYPGSSLGNFDARQALAFLRRLRAALPAGSNDGGVLIGLDLVKEVAVLEAAYDDALGVTAVFNLNVLHHVNGLLGADFDPRHWRHVAFYNIHQQRIEMYLEARRDLIVRWPGVRRTFHQGERIHTEYSHKFTEQDILSLLEQAGFGACRMWFDERRWFTVCHARAR, translated from the coding sequence TTGGCCCAACCCGCTCTGATGTCTTCCCACTGGGAGACCCCCGCATCACCTCGACAGCAGCACGCCGAACTGGCGGCCGCGTTGATGGCTCCCCAAGCCTTCATCGCTCCCAAGTATTTCTACGACGCCCTGGGCAGCAAGCTCTTCGAGGCCATCTGCGCGCTGCCCGAGTATTACCCCACCCGCACCGAAGCGGCCATCTTTGCTGCCCACCAGGAGGCCATTGCCGCGGCCGTCGGCCATGGCTGTATCCTCATCGACCTGGGCGCGGGCAACTGTGCCAAGGCGGCCTCGCTGTTCGAGGTGCTGCAGCCGCGCCAGTATGTCCCGGTCGATATTTCCGGCGACTTCCTGCAGCAGTCGGTGCAGGGGTTGCAGCGGTGCTTTGCGCAGCTTCCCATGCAGCCGCTGGTGATGGATTTCTCGACTACGCTGGACTTGCCCGATACGGTGCAGGCAGAGCAGCGACTGTTCTTCTATCCCGGCTCTTCCCTGGGCAACTTCGATGCCCGGCAGGCGCTGGCCTTCCTGCGCCGCCTGCGGGCCGCCTTGCCCGCCGGGAGCAATGACGGTGGCGTGCTGATCGGGCTGGACCTGGTCAAGGAGGTGGCAGTGCTGGAGGCGGCCTACGACGATGCGCTGGGCGTGACCGCGGTCTTCAACCTGAACGTGCTGCATCACGTCAATGGCTTGCTGGGCGCCGATTTCGATCCCCGTCACTGGCGCCATGTGGCCTTCTACAACATCCACCAGCAGCGCATCGAGATGTACCTGGAGGCGCGGCGCGACCTCATCGTGCGCTGGCCCGGGGTCCGTCGCACCTTCCATCAGGGCGAGCGCATCCATACCGAATACAGCCACAAATTCACCGAGCAGGACATTCTGAGCTTGCTGGAGCAGGCCGGCTTCGGCGCTTGCCGCATGTGGTTCGATGAGCGGCGCTGGTTCACGGTCTGCCATGCGCGGGCGC